Sequence from the Rhodococcus jostii RHA1 genome:
ACGACTGGAGCCATGAGCAGTTCATCGAGTGGTGGCGCGGTGAACATGCCGACGTGACCTACCCGCTGCCGGGCCTGCGGCGCTGGCAGCACACCGAGGTGCTCGACGCCATGGACGACCGGTCCCGGGAATGGGACGGCGTCTCGATTCTGAGCTTCGACTCCCGCGAGGACCTCGATGCCGCACTCGCCAGCCCGGAATGGCAAGCCGCAGTAGACAACGTCGGCCAGATGCGTGGAAAGCGCATCCTCGTCATGGGGGAGGAGAAAACGATGGTCGAAGTGGACAACGGTGAATCATGAGGGCGCACTGGATGGAACCGGGCTGCTACGAGGTGGCGCCCGGTGTGCATCGAGTGCCCCTCCAGATGCCGGGCGACGGCCTGGGAGCAGTGAACGTCTATGCCCTCGAGACCGAGGACGGGCTTGCCCTCATCGACGGCGGCTGGCGAGTCGGCACGACCTTCGACGAGATGGAGCGCGCACTGCTCCACATCGGTCACAGTACCGAGCAGATTCACGACATCTATGTCACCCACGTGCACCGCGATCACTACACGTTCGCGATCGAACTCCGCCGCCGTCACGGCTCCCGCGTCCACCTCGGCGTGGCCGAGGCTGACGGATTGGCGGCCGTCAGTGCACTCGGCAGTAACGTGCCGACGGACTCGCTGCACGAACTCCGCCGCGCCGGTGCCCCTCTCCTGGCAGACACGGTCGAGGTCATGACCGCCGCGGAACCGTTCCACCCCTCGGACTGGGAACAGCCCGACCACTGGCTCACCGCAGGTCCGCTTCGGATCGGACGGCGCACACTCGACGTGGTGCACACGCCCGGCCACACGAAGGGGCACATGGTTTTCCACGACGACGAGCAGGGGGTGCTCTTCAGTGGCGACCACGTCCTGCCCACGATCACGCCGTCGATCGGCTTCGAACTCGGCGACTGGGATCTGCCGTTGGGGCGCTACCTCGAGTCGCTGACCCGACTGCTCGAACGCCCCGACTCGCGACTGCTTCCGGCGCACGGAGATCCGGCACCGAGTGTGCACCTGCGCGTCGAAGAACTTCTCGCGCATCATGACCGGCGCTTCATGACCATGCACGACGCGCTGGTCTCGCTCGGGCCGGCGACCGCGATTGCCGTCGCGGACGCGGTTACGTGGACGCGTCGCGAGAGGCCGTTCTCCACCCTCGACCCGTTCAATCAAATGATCGCGACCTGTGAGACCCTCGCCCACCTCGACACGTTGGTCGATCGCGGCCGGCTCACAGTCCGAAGACGAGGCGACAGCGACGTGTTCTCCGTCGTCTGACTGCGGAAGGATTCCCATGCAGAGTCATGAGCTGAAACTGGCGCGCCATCCCCGGGGGAAGGTCCGGCCGTCGGACTTCCACCTCGACGTGGTGACGGTTCCCGGAGAACTCGCGCCCGGCGACATTCTCGTGCGCAACTCGTGGTCGTCGATCGACCCGTCTGTCAGGATGCGTCTCGGCCCCACCGGCCCCGCGGGCTACCTCCCACCGTTCCGCATCGGGGAGACGCTGAGCGGGTTGGCCGTCGGCGAGGTACTCGAGTCCCGTGACCCCGGCTTCGAGAAGGGCGACACGGTTCTGCACATCAAGGGTTTTCGCGAGTTCGCGGTGGTCCGGCAGGGGAGCGAAACCTTGGCCGGGGCCGGTGGCGTGACACGTCTCGACACGAGCGTGCACCCGCCGCAATCCTATCTCGGAGCGCTGGGCAGTTCCGGGCTCACGGCGTACGTGGGATTGCAGTGCATCGGTGGACTCACGAGCGGAGACGTCGTGTGGATCTCCTCGGCCGCGGGTGCGGTCGGCAGCCTCGCCGCGCAGATCGCGAAGCTCCGAGGTCACTACGTGGTCGGCAGCACCGGTTCCGGCGAGAAGGTCACGTTCCTGCTGGACGAGGTGAAACTCGATGCCGCATTCGACTACCACAGCCCGGACCTGGCCGGAGCGCTCGCAAACGCGGCACCAGACGGCATCGACCTGTATTTCGACAACGTGGGTGGAACGCATCTCGAGGCCGCCCTGTATCACCTTCGGCCAGGCGGCCGGGTGGCCATGGCGGGAGCCGTCGCCTCCTATGACGCGGACACGGCGGCACCGAGTCCGGGCAATCTTTTTCAGATCGTGGCGAAGAACCTGACGGTGCGGGGTTTCCGGGCCGGAGCGTACGACCATCTGCTCGGCGACATGCGGGACGAGGTCGGGAGCTACCTCCGTGACGGTCGCCTCGTTGTCGAGGAGACCGTGTTCGACGGCCTCGGGTCGGCGCCGGACGCCATCGTCGCGATGCTGCACGGCCGCACCGTGGGAAAGACGCTGTGCCGCTTACGCTGATGCTCCAGCGGCTACACCGAAGAATATGGCCCCCGCATCACGCGGGGGCCATATTCGTCTGTCTCGCTCAGGCCGCAGTCCACCCGCCGTCGGCGTAGATCTCCGAGCCGGTGACGAAGGTGGAGTCGTCGCCCGCCAGGAAGGCAACGACGGCCGCGATCTCCTCACCCCGCCCGAGGCGACCCATCGGGGTGCCGGCCAGCATCTCGCGGTGACGCTCGCTGCCCTCCCAGCGCTCGAGCAGTGGGGGCGTACCGATGAATCCCGGATGCAGAGAGTTGACGCGCACTCCCGCTTTCGCCCAATGCAGGGCGGCGTTCTTGGTCATCGTGCGGACTGCGCCTTTGGCGGCTGCATAGGCAACGCTGTTGCCCAGACCGCCCACCGTTCCCAGTATCGAGCACATGTTCACGATCGAACCGCCGCCGCTCCGCTCGATCAGCGGGCCGGCATGTTTCATGCCCAGCCACGTGCCGGTCTGGCCGACCCCGATGACCCGGTCCCAGTGTGATCGGGTTTCCTCGTCGACGGTGGCGACGCTGCCGATGGCGGCGTTGTTGACCAAGGCGTGCAGCGCGCCGAACGTGCTCTCGGTTGCTGCCACGACGTCTTCCCACTGCCTCTCGGACGAGACCTCGAGGGCGAGCGCCGCATGTCGCTCGGGCTGGGTGAGCGTATCGAGCAAGTCCTGGCAGGCTGATTTCTCGAGATCGGTGACGACGACGTGAGCGCCCTCGTCGGCGAGCCTTCGGACGATCTCGGCGCCGATACCGCCGGTCGCCCCCGTCAGCAGGACGACCTTGTCGCGCAGTCGGTCAGGGCCGACAGTCATCTGGACTCCTTGTCACTCGTTCGGCTCGGGCAGGTAGATCGACATCAGAGGTTGCTCAATACGTTTCGGCCACCGACGAGCATCGCGACCACGACACCGATGCTGGTCACCGCGGTCATGAGAAGAGCCATCGCGGCCACCAGCGGGTAGGAACCGTTCTCCCACAGGTCGAACAGCAGCGTACCCATCACCTGTGTCGTGGCGGCACGGACGAGCAGTGAGGCGGCGAACTCGTGGGTCAGCAGGATGAACATCAAGGCGACGGAACTGAGCACGGTCGGCCTCATCAGCGGCAGGATCACCCGGATGTTGGTGACGAACGGGCTCGCGCCGCTCGTTGCCGACGCCTCGGCGTAGGTCTCTCCGAGCGACAGCATCGCCGTCATTTGCATCCGGGTGGAGAAGGGCACCATCAGCACGATGTAGACGAGGATGATGACAGCCTTGGTCCCGTAGAGGATCAGCGGAGGCTGGGTGTACGTGAGCAGGAACCCGACGCCGAAGATCACCGCTGGAATACCCAGGGGGAGAGCGGTGATGACGTCACCGATGGTTCCCAGCACTCTGTGTTTGCGCCCTCGCACGAGCAGCGTGGCGGTGAGGTAACCGATCGGCACGCAGACGGCGACGGCCACCACCGAAGTGAGGAGACTCGTGTACACGGAGTCGACGATGCTCGCCGTCCGGAACAGCGCCCGGAAGTTGTCGAGTGTGAAGAGATTCCAGGACAGTGTCTCCGACCAATAGGGAGACACGGCGACGATGGCGAGTCCGATCAACGGAACGACGAGTGCGAGCATGGCGTATGTCGAGATGCACACGGCGGCCCAGGCCGAGCGGCCGGTGTTCGGCGCGAACGCCTTTCCCCCGTGCGTGACGAAGCGTGACTGATTGCCGAGAAGCATCTTCTGCGCCAGCACGACGACGACACCGAAGATGACGAGCGGCGAACCGGCCGCGGCTGCAGCGGCGAAGTCCGCAGGCGACTCGGATACCCGTCGATACATTTCGGTGGTGAGGACCTTCACGCCGGTGTTCTGTCCCAGCAGGAGCGGCCCGGTGAACTGGCCCAAACCGAGAAGCAGCGCAATTCCACCGCCGTACACCAGGGACGGGCGAAGCAGCGGGAGAACGACCCGAAAGAACACCCCGAGCGTCGACGAACCGCTGATCTGTGCTGCCTCGAGGTGCTCGGAACTGATGTTCTGCATTCCCGCGCTGACGAAGAGGTAGACGAAGGACGTGAGTCCGAAGCCCGTGAGAATGATGATCCACGGTGTGCTGTAGACATCGATCGGTCCGGAGTCGACGTTGCTCCACCAGGGAAGCTTGCGGAGGAGTGCGTTCAGGTACCCGGGTCCGGGGGAGAGGAGAAAGGCCCAGCCGACCACATTGGCCACCGCGGGCATCACGATGGGCAGGATGGGGACGATCCTGAGAAAGCTCAGCCGGCGTGGCAGCCTGGTCGCCGCGAACGCGAGAATCGTTCCCAGGACCATGGCGATGGCGAGTGACGAGACTGCGAGGGCGACCGTGGTCCGGATGGTCTGACCGATGTCGTATCGTCCGTACTGGGCTTGATAT
This genomic interval carries:
- a CDS encoding NADP-dependent oxidoreductase; the protein is MQSHELKLARHPRGKVRPSDFHLDVVTVPGELAPGDILVRNSWSSIDPSVRMRLGPTGPAGYLPPFRIGETLSGLAVGEVLESRDPGFEKGDTVLHIKGFREFAVVRQGSETLAGAGGVTRLDTSVHPPQSYLGALGSSGLTAYVGLQCIGGLTSGDVVWISSAAGAVGSLAAQIAKLRGHYVVGSTGSGEKVTFLLDEVKLDAAFDYHSPDLAGALANAAPDGIDLYFDNVGGTHLEAALYHLRPGGRVAMAGAVASYDADTAAPSPGNLFQIVAKNLTVRGFRAGAYDHLLGDMRDEVGSYLRDGRLVVEETVFDGLGSAPDAIVAMLHGRTVGKTLCRLR
- a CDS encoding EthD family reductase → MYNLIVLAARPHDWSHEQFIEWWRGEHADVTYPLPGLRRWQHTEVLDAMDDRSREWDGVSILSFDSREDLDAALASPEWQAAVDNVGQMRGKRILVMGEEKTMVEVDNGES
- a CDS encoding SDR family NAD(P)-dependent oxidoreductase, with protein sequence MTVGPDRLRDKVVLLTGATGGIGAEIVRRLADEGAHVVVTDLEKSACQDLLDTLTQPERHAALALEVSSERQWEDVVAATESTFGALHALVNNAAIGSVATVDEETRSHWDRVIGVGQTGTWLGMKHAGPLIERSGGGSIVNMCSILGTVGGLGNSVAYAAAKGAVRTMTKNAALHWAKAGVRVNSLHPGFIGTPPLLERWEGSERHREMLAGTPMGRLGRGEEIAAVVAFLAGDDSTFVTGSEIYADGGWTAA
- a CDS encoding MBL fold metallo-hydrolase, whose amino-acid sequence is MEPGCYEVAPGVHRVPLQMPGDGLGAVNVYALETEDGLALIDGGWRVGTTFDEMERALLHIGHSTEQIHDIYVTHVHRDHYTFAIELRRRHGSRVHLGVAEADGLAAVSALGSNVPTDSLHELRRAGAPLLADTVEVMTAAEPFHPSDWEQPDHWLTAGPLRIGRRTLDVVHTPGHTKGHMVFHDDEQGVLFSGDHVLPTITPSIGFELGDWDLPLGRYLESLTRLLERPDSRLLPAHGDPAPSVHLRVEELLAHHDRRFMTMHDALVSLGPATAIAVADAVTWTRRERPFSTLDPFNQMIATCETLAHLDTLVDRGRLTVRRRGDSDVFSVV
- a CDS encoding ABC transporter permease, yielding MATVAVSRSARPFVVSTVWRTRLGYGALLAVLAYLVVLPLFRLQSLAFEDGGRGYQAQYGRYDIGQTIRTTVALAVSSLAIAMVLGTILAFAATRLPRRLSFLRIVPILPIVMPAVANVVGWAFLLSPGPGYLNALLRKLPWWSNVDSGPIDVYSTPWIIILTGFGLTSFVYLFVSAGMQNISSEHLEAAQISGSSTLGVFFRVVLPLLRPSLVYGGGIALLLGLGQFTGPLLLGQNTGVKVLTTEMYRRVSESPADFAAAAAAGSPLVIFGVVVVLAQKMLLGNQSRFVTHGGKAFAPNTGRSAWAAVCISTYAMLALVVPLIGLAIVAVSPYWSETLSWNLFTLDNFRALFRTASIVDSVYTSLLTSVVAVAVCVPIGYLTATLLVRGRKHRVLGTIGDVITALPLGIPAVIFGVGFLLTYTQPPLILYGTKAVIILVYIVLMVPFSTRMQMTAMLSLGETYAEASATSGASPFVTNIRVILPLMRPTVLSSVALMFILLTHEFAASLLVRAATTQVMGTLLFDLWENGSYPLVAAMALLMTAVTSIGVVVAMLVGGRNVLSNL